A section of the Luteolibacter rhizosphaerae genome encodes:
- a CDS encoding ABC transporter ATP-binding protein, which produces MISLQRLTKHFGSQVAVDALSLDIPAGQIVGLLGPNGAGKSTTLKMLTGLLVPTSGTATICGHDLLKDPMEVKRCVGFVPDSGAVFESLTGLEYLEMVAALYGIPAEAARERIRQFIAFFDLSFDTLTDKLLGAYSKGMRRKVVITAALLHNPPVVFFDEPLDGLDANAAVGFKALIQTLAREGKAIVYSSHILDVVERVCDRVLIIDKGRLQVDGSPAELVALHGARSLEQLFTSLTGGDDLERKAEDFAKTFRP; this is translated from the coding sequence GTGATATCCCTCCAAAGACTTACCAAGCACTTCGGCTCACAGGTCGCGGTGGATGCACTCTCACTGGATATCCCTGCAGGCCAGATCGTGGGACTATTGGGCCCGAATGGTGCCGGCAAATCGACCACGCTGAAGATGCTGACGGGGCTGCTGGTGCCTACCTCGGGAACCGCGACAATCTGCGGACATGATCTGCTGAAGGACCCCATGGAGGTGAAGCGCTGCGTGGGATTCGTGCCGGATTCGGGGGCCGTCTTCGAGTCGCTGACCGGTCTGGAATACCTGGAGATGGTGGCCGCCCTGTATGGCATACCGGCGGAGGCGGCCCGCGAACGGATCCGCCAGTTCATCGCCTTCTTCGATCTCAGTTTCGACACGCTCACCGACAAGTTGCTGGGCGCCTACTCGAAGGGCATGCGCCGCAAGGTGGTGATCACCGCGGCGCTGCTTCACAATCCTCCGGTGGTCTTCTTTGACGAGCCGCTCGACGGCCTGGATGCGAATGCCGCGGTGGGATTCAAAGCACTGATCCAGACCCTCGCGCGCGAAGGCAAGGCGATCGTTTACAGCTCGCACATCCTCGACGTGGTGGAGCGGGTCTGCGACCGCGTGCTGATCATCGACAAGGGCCGCCTGCAGGTCGATGGCTCTCCCGCGGAGCTGGTGGCGCTCCATGGCGCCCGCTCCCTGGAGCAGCTTTTCACCAGCCTGACCGGGGGCGACGACCTGGAGCGCAAGGCGGAGGACTTCGCGAAAACCTTCCGCCCGTGA
- a CDS encoding MFS transporter produces the protein MHSSSASDGRRMPAAVYALTVGAFGIGTTEFVIMGLLLQVAADLQVSLAAAGLLVSGYALGVFIGAPVLTLLSARWPRKQVLLALMGIFIVGNVVCALAPNYALLMVARVITSLTHGTFFGVGSVVATGLVAEDRKASAISVMFTGLTFATLVGVPAGAWLGLQLGWRATFWAVSILGILGLLAVALLVPKQEAQAVDEGHGRGVREVLGAKVLTALLMTVLSWAGVFAVFTYVQPMLTRLAGFSDEAVSGILLLFGAGMIAGNLLGGKLADRRLRTALLGSLVLLAAVLSLMGLAMHQKASAVVFVGLLGAAAFGTVAPLQLSVLKHAGNAGQTLASSLNIGAFNLGNAIGAWAGGWVLSSGPGLSAIPWIAALITSGAVAVALWSMRRERRKAPICATLASE, from the coding sequence ATGCATTCTTCATCCGCTTCGGACGGCAGGCGCATGCCTGCGGCAGTGTACGCGCTCACCGTGGGGGCTTTCGGGATCGGCACGACAGAGTTCGTGATCATGGGACTATTGCTGCAGGTCGCGGCAGACCTACAGGTGAGTTTGGCGGCGGCAGGCCTGCTGGTGAGCGGTTATGCACTGGGGGTCTTTATCGGAGCGCCGGTGCTGACCTTGCTGAGTGCTCGATGGCCGAGGAAGCAGGTGCTGCTGGCATTGATGGGGATTTTCATCGTGGGGAACGTGGTGTGCGCGCTGGCACCGAACTATGCCCTGCTGATGGTGGCACGGGTGATCACCTCCCTGACACACGGGACCTTCTTCGGCGTGGGATCGGTGGTGGCGACCGGACTCGTGGCGGAGGATCGGAAGGCTTCAGCCATCTCCGTGATGTTCACGGGCTTGACCTTCGCGACGCTGGTGGGCGTGCCTGCCGGAGCATGGCTGGGACTCCAGCTTGGATGGCGCGCCACCTTTTGGGCCGTCTCGATTCTCGGCATCTTGGGATTGCTGGCGGTCGCACTGCTGGTGCCGAAACAGGAAGCTCAAGCGGTGGATGAAGGCCATGGCCGAGGAGTGCGCGAGGTGCTCGGAGCCAAAGTCCTCACGGCTCTGTTGATGACCGTGCTGAGCTGGGCCGGGGTGTTCGCGGTATTTACCTACGTGCAGCCGATGCTCACCCGGTTGGCCGGTTTCAGCGATGAGGCGGTGTCGGGAATCCTGCTGCTTTTCGGCGCAGGCATGATCGCGGGAAACCTGCTCGGAGGAAAGCTGGCGGACCGGAGACTCCGCACGGCCCTGTTAGGTTCGCTGGTGTTGCTAGCAGCCGTCCTCAGCTTGATGGGACTGGCGATGCACCAGAAGGCGAGCGCGGTGGTATTCGTAGGACTGCTGGGAGCCGCGGCATTCGGCACCGTGGCACCGCTCCAACTGAGCGTGCTGAAGCATGCAGGCAATGCCGGCCAAACATTGGCATCGAGCCTGAACATCGGAGCCTTCAATCTCGGCAATGCTATCGGAGCTTGGGCCGGGGGCTGGGTGCTCTCCAGCGGCCCGGGGCTTTCCGCCATCCCGTGGATCGCGGCCTTGATTACCTCCGGGGCGGTAGCCGTGGCCCTGTGGAGCATGCGACGCGAGCGACGCAAAGCCCCGATTTGTGCAACTCTCGCGAGCGAATGA
- a CDS encoding RNA polymerase sigma factor: MTRREKDQQIDAAVRTHHSGLRYFIRSLGVSDAWVDDLAQETFLIAHRKWEELDHPDQAPGWLRQIARNLVMNELTKTGRRQRLLDEKVTTLLIQADSPVPAPGALQDAEIRHEALRECLDGLPGKVRSVINARYYDDRNATEIGEELSMNPAAVRKLLYLARKTLAECLASKQIHASS, encoded by the coding sequence ATGACCCGCCGGGAAAAAGACCAGCAGATCGATGCCGCCGTCCGCACGCATCACTCCGGATTGCGCTATTTCATCCGCTCGCTCGGCGTGAGCGATGCCTGGGTAGACGACCTCGCCCAAGAGACCTTTCTGATCGCGCATCGCAAATGGGAGGAGCTGGATCACCCTGACCAAGCTCCGGGCTGGCTGCGCCAGATCGCACGGAACCTGGTGATGAACGAGCTGACCAAGACCGGCCGCCGCCAGCGCCTGCTCGACGAGAAGGTGACCACGCTCCTGATCCAAGCGGATTCCCCCGTGCCCGCGCCGGGAGCCTTGCAGGACGCCGAGATCCGCCATGAGGCGCTGCGCGAGTGCCTCGACGGTCTGCCCGGCAAGGTCCGCTCCGTCATCAATGCCCGCTACTACGACGACCGGAACGCCACCGAGATCGGCGAAGAGCTTTCGATGAATCCGGCAGCTGTCCGCAAGTTGCTCTACCTCGCGCGCAAGACCCTGGCCGAATGCTTGGCCAGCAAGCAGATCCACGCCTCCTCCTGA
- a CDS encoding methyltransferase domain-containing protein, giving the protein MISAATTGEAVASHYDELDPYYRSLWGQHVHHGLWETGRESAQEAVIALSHTVARRAGITEGMRVCDVGCGYGGTAHLLAASYGAQVTGITVSPKQYEAAIAQGGANPDFVLRDWMENDFPSASFDAVIAIESTEHLPDVAHGVREMSRVLRPGGRLVICAWMAGPDPEPWEVRHLLKPICREGCLVGMGNKEDYERWIADAGLAMESEEDISRKVRRTWPICIRRTLAGFFADPSLRRYLLSDFSRNRIFALTLMRIWIAYVTGAMRYVVFTATKPPLTGPS; this is encoded by the coding sequence ATGATCTCCGCGGCCACGACGGGTGAAGCCGTCGCATCCCACTACGACGAACTCGACCCCTATTACCGCTCCCTGTGGGGACAGCATGTTCATCATGGCCTGTGGGAAACCGGTCGCGAGTCGGCGCAGGAAGCGGTGATCGCCCTTAGCCACACGGTCGCACGACGTGCCGGCATTACCGAGGGAATGCGTGTCTGCGATGTCGGCTGCGGCTATGGCGGCACGGCGCATCTGCTGGCGGCCAGCTACGGGGCGCAGGTTACCGGCATCACGGTGTCCCCGAAGCAGTACGAGGCGGCCATCGCGCAAGGCGGAGCCAATCCGGATTTCGTCCTCCGCGATTGGATGGAGAACGATTTCCCCTCCGCATCCTTCGATGCGGTCATCGCGATCGAGAGCACGGAACATTTGCCGGACGTTGCCCATGGCGTCCGGGAAATGTCGCGCGTGCTTCGGCCCGGCGGACGATTGGTGATCTGCGCCTGGATGGCCGGGCCGGACCCGGAGCCATGGGAAGTCCGGCACCTGCTCAAACCGATCTGCCGCGAAGGCTGCTTGGTCGGCATGGGAAACAAGGAGGATTATGAACGCTGGATCGCGGATGCCGGGCTGGCCATGGAATCCGAAGAGGACATCAGCCGGAAGGTCCGCCGCACCTGGCCAATCTGCATCCGCCGCACCCTCGCAGGGTTCTTCGCGGACCCTTCGCTCCGGCGCTATCTGCTCAGCGATTTCTCCCGCAACCGGATCTTCGCGCTCACCCTGATGCGCATCTGGATCGCCTACGTCACGGGCGCGATGCGCTACGTGGTCTTCACCGCCACCAAGCCGCCGCTTACCGGTCCCTCGTGA
- a CDS encoding LysR substrate-binding domain-containing protein, translating to MPTIKEGVAELRHLRYFLAIASEGSFRAGARKLFLSQPTLSHQIQQLEMQMGATLFERLPRSARLTAAGRVLHARAIRILRELDDAKREIADLQQLSAGELRIGIVSTVNVAVIPEAVGNFRNAHPNVSVSVRELPMEALEAELLAGHLDLGISFLPAKSGRRIEAEPLFIENLVAVLPPGHALARRRRITLPEVLDHPMVLLSHGFCTRELVLESVALQGLEHVLRPAIEMNSIEGVLATVRQTGMLTLMPDAAVRWEHHPDLVIKPLRDAAEQLSFRRVGLIWVSGGHRTAAACTFAEGVKSVLKSRD from the coding sequence ATGCCAACGATCAAAGAAGGGGTGGCCGAACTGCGCCATCTCCGCTACTTCCTTGCAATCGCTTCGGAAGGCAGCTTCCGCGCGGGTGCCCGTAAGCTCTTCCTGTCCCAGCCCACGCTCTCCCATCAGATCCAGCAGCTCGAGATGCAGATGGGGGCCACGCTCTTCGAGCGCCTGCCGCGCAGTGCCCGGCTCACTGCCGCCGGCCGGGTCCTCCATGCCCGCGCGATCCGCATCCTGCGTGAGCTTGATGACGCCAAACGCGAGATTGCCGATCTCCAGCAGCTGTCCGCTGGCGAGCTCCGCATCGGCATCGTTTCCACCGTGAACGTCGCGGTTATCCCCGAGGCGGTCGGCAACTTCCGCAACGCTCACCCGAACGTCTCCGTCTCCGTTCGCGAGCTGCCCATGGAGGCACTGGAAGCTGAACTTCTCGCCGGGCATCTCGATCTAGGAATCAGTTTCCTGCCTGCCAAGAGCGGTCGGCGCATCGAAGCCGAGCCCCTCTTCATCGAGAATCTTGTCGCCGTTCTTCCCCCGGGACACGCCTTGGCCCGCCGCCGCCGGATCACTCTGCCCGAGGTGCTTGATCACCCCATGGTCTTGCTCAGCCACGGCTTTTGCACTCGCGAGCTTGTTCTCGAAAGCGTTGCCCTCCAAGGGCTCGAACATGTGCTCAGGCCCGCCATTGAGATGAATTCCATCGAGGGGGTTCTCGCCACCGTCCGGCAAACCGGAATGCTCACCCTCATGCCTGATGCCGCCGTGCGCTGGGAGCACCATCCCGATCTCGTCATCAAGCCTCTCCGCGATGCCGCCGAGCAACTCTCCTTCCGCCGGGTCGGGCTCATCTGGGTTTCAGGTGGTCATCGCACTGCCGCCGCCTGCACCTTCGCCGAGGGCGTTAAATCCGTGCTCAAGTCACGTGACTGA
- a CDS encoding HD domain-containing protein has translation MAPSIDPEAHPLEVPPAAVTIPALSFIIECEKLKAVERRSRPIGMPRRENSAEHSWTLALMAMTLGPEINPAMDMLRVIKMLLLHDIVEIDAGDTFCYADQSGKAEREQAAADRIFGLLPAERAAEFMELWHEFEEAATPEAKFANALDRVMPLIQNHANGGGTWSEHGITTEQVLGRAGVIEGVSAELWQHVKSLVAAAQLAGWLKS, from the coding sequence ATGGCTCCGTCCATCGACCCCGAAGCCCATCCTTTGGAAGTCCCGCCAGCCGCCGTGACCATTCCGGCGCTAAGCTTCATCATCGAATGTGAGAAGCTCAAGGCGGTGGAACGCCGTTCGCGCCCCATCGGCATGCCGCGCCGCGAGAACTCGGCCGAGCATAGCTGGACGCTGGCGCTGATGGCGATGACGCTGGGTCCGGAGATCAATCCCGCCATGGACATGTTGCGGGTGATCAAGATGCTGCTGCTGCACGACATCGTGGAGATCGATGCCGGAGATACCTTCTGCTATGCCGACCAGAGCGGAAAGGCTGAGCGCGAGCAGGCGGCAGCGGACCGGATCTTCGGGCTGCTTCCTGCGGAGCGCGCGGCGGAGTTCATGGAACTCTGGCATGAGTTCGAGGAAGCCGCGACGCCGGAGGCGAAGTTTGCCAACGCGCTCGACCGGGTGATGCCCCTGATCCAGAACCATGCGAATGGTGGCGGGACCTGGTCCGAGCACGGCATCACGACGGAACAGGTGCTCGGACGCGCGGGCGTGATCGAGGGGGTTTCCGCGGAGCTCTGGCAGCATGTGAAATCCCTGGTGGCAGCCGCGCAGTTGGCGGGGTGGCTCAAATCGTGA
- a CDS encoding family 43 glycosylhydrolase, producing the protein MKLIPSLLMLGGSLVFQARAEIYPSPEPGPLPTVMSRTEIESGLAKHERALFIKTGWIRDPYIVLGPDDFYYLTGTTPDVGDPREQSDPYNVGLGDNSIVGGTVQVWRSKDLVEWESLGTPFTMKDSMRPKPGKLVWAPELHWTGERWALVHCPAAKANLALSAGPELKGPWSHPMKGKLGDKHDPSLFKDGDTWYLLWADTLIAPLEKGFTGFAGEALRIDPAGSRPGPEGKPISRIGHEGATMLKVGDKYVHIGTAWSTDKGRKGSYNLYYCSADKITGPYGPRKFAGRFLGHGTPFQTRDGKWWCTAFFNANVPPLPRDGIETRDLSANAQTINQRGVTIVPIEVGTKDGDAFIRAKDPAYATPGPDEAQKFQ; encoded by the coding sequence ATGAAACTCATCCCCTCACTCCTCATGCTCGGTGGTAGCCTGGTGTTCCAGGCTAGAGCCGAGATCTACCCCTCCCCCGAGCCCGGACCGCTGCCTACCGTGATGAGCCGCACGGAGATCGAGAGCGGCTTGGCCAAGCACGAGCGCGCCCTCTTCATCAAGACCGGTTGGATCCGCGACCCCTACATCGTGCTGGGGCCGGATGATTTCTACTATCTCACCGGCACCACCCCCGATGTCGGCGATCCACGCGAGCAATCCGATCCTTACAATGTGGGCCTGGGCGACAACTCGATCGTGGGCGGCACGGTGCAGGTCTGGCGCAGCAAGGATCTTGTCGAATGGGAATCGCTCGGCACGCCCTTCACGATGAAGGACAGCATGCGCCCGAAACCCGGGAAGCTGGTGTGGGCACCGGAGCTACACTGGACCGGAGAGCGCTGGGCACTGGTCCACTGCCCCGCCGCGAAGGCGAATCTCGCGCTGAGCGCGGGCCCCGAACTGAAGGGCCCATGGAGCCACCCGATGAAGGGCAAGCTGGGCGATAAGCACGACCCATCGCTCTTCAAAGACGGCGATACCTGGTATCTGCTCTGGGCGGACACACTGATCGCGCCGCTTGAGAAAGGCTTCACCGGATTCGCCGGGGAAGCCCTGCGGATCGATCCCGCCGGGAGCCGCCCGGGCCCGGAGGGCAAGCCGATCAGCCGCATCGGCCACGAAGGCGCTACCATGCTCAAGGTGGGCGACAAGTATGTCCACATCGGCACCGCATGGTCCACGGACAAGGGGCGCAAGGGCTCCTACAATCTCTACTACTGCAGCGCTGACAAGATCACCGGTCCATACGGCCCGCGGAAATTCGCCGGACGCTTCCTCGGTCATGGCACACCTTTCCAGACCCGCGACGGCAAATGGTGGTGCACCGCCTTCTTCAACGCGAACGTGCCACCGCTGCCGCGTGACGGAATCGAGACTCGCGATCTCTCCGCGAATGCCCAGACGATCAACCAGCGCGGGGTCACCATCGTGCCGATCGAAGTCGGCACCAAGGATGGTGATGCCTTCATCCGCGCGAAGGATCCCGCCTACGCCACGCCCGGTCCCGACGAAGCCCAGAAGTTCCAATGA
- a CDS encoding FecR family protein, whose product MSDTTSEFEELAARYLDGSLTDTDRDRFVEMLEADPARVEELRAQLKVSGALARLRPELSDDTFLNAVLPHLGSLTEEPEDAFAGRVKQRLRIARWRRSGLAIAAAVALGAGLALFLSRDAGGEGEVVAQIFEGGDSRPVRKGEKLALASGVSRMEFTNGAVIAIEAPARLSIRSADEVSLERGRLNAWCPETAHGFRVVTTSATLTDLGTSFGVSAADDGTADFLVLDGKVRVAKDGETQTIEKGSALRTGHGKRLSKVAFEPSPFLRTWSVASGINRTSGEVIPAPPGTPESLAAMEDDDQILVIPERRDLKLSEPLRVDIRKPGTYEAASLLAPEDFLPKEGVKVRSYLLRYNPVGKAKSHTRRFEGSVTFDRPVLAIIVGSGKLNRSDELLSKAPLPKLNSKDSDLRGLERGQLPYLDRVTLSKDRRTIEVTFYAGESIDEIRAITRDR is encoded by the coding sequence ATGAGTGACACCACCTCCGAGTTTGAAGAGCTCGCCGCCCGCTATCTGGATGGCTCGCTGACGGACACGGATCGGGACCGCTTCGTGGAGATGCTCGAGGCCGATCCTGCGCGGGTGGAGGAACTGCGTGCGCAACTCAAAGTCTCCGGCGCGCTCGCTCGCCTGCGCCCGGAACTCAGTGACGATACCTTCCTGAACGCGGTGCTGCCGCACTTGGGCTCTCTTACGGAAGAGCCGGAGGATGCCTTCGCTGGTCGCGTGAAACAGCGCCTGCGGATCGCACGTTGGCGGCGGAGCGGTCTTGCGATCGCCGCGGCAGTGGCTCTCGGCGCAGGACTAGCCCTCTTCCTATCGCGGGACGCGGGGGGCGAAGGCGAGGTGGTGGCCCAGATTTTTGAAGGAGGCGATTCACGCCCGGTTCGGAAGGGCGAGAAGCTGGCCTTGGCCTCGGGGGTCAGCCGCATGGAATTTACGAACGGCGCGGTGATCGCGATCGAGGCCCCGGCGCGCCTCTCGATCCGCTCGGCGGACGAGGTCTCGCTGGAACGCGGGCGGCTGAACGCGTGGTGCCCGGAGACCGCGCACGGCTTCCGCGTGGTGACCACCTCCGCTACGCTCACCGACCTCGGCACTTCCTTCGGCGTTTCCGCCGCGGACGATGGCACGGCGGATTTCCTTGTCTTGGACGGCAAGGTAAGGGTGGCCAAGGACGGGGAGACACAGACGATCGAGAAGGGCTCCGCACTGCGAACGGGTCATGGCAAGCGCCTGAGCAAGGTGGCCTTCGAGCCATCGCCTTTCCTGCGCACTTGGTCCGTCGCGTCCGGCATCAACCGGACCTCCGGCGAGGTGATCCCCGCACCGCCGGGAACGCCGGAGTCCCTCGCGGCGATGGAGGACGATGATCAGATCCTCGTCATTCCGGAACGCCGTGACCTCAAATTGAGTGAGCCGCTCCGCGTCGATATCCGCAAGCCCGGCACGTACGAAGCAGCTTCCCTGTTGGCTCCGGAAGACTTTCTGCCGAAGGAAGGCGTCAAGGTGCGCAGCTACTTGCTCCGCTACAATCCGGTGGGAAAGGCGAAGTCGCATACACGGCGCTTCGAGGGCTCCGTCACCTTTGATCGCCCGGTGCTGGCCATCATCGTGGGCAGCGGGAAACTCAACCGCAGCGATGAGCTGCTCTCGAAAGCGCCGCTGCCCAAGTTGAATTCCAAGGATAGCGACTTGCGCGGGCTTGAGCGGGGCCAACTTCCTTATCTCGATCGTGTGACGCTCTCGAAGGACAGGCGCACCATCGAGGTGACCTTCTACGCTGGCGAGTCGATCGACGAAATCCGGGCCATCACGAGGGACCGGTAA